DNA from Bacteroidota bacterium:
ATGGTTCATTTTCGGGTTCGTCGGCAATCTTTTTCTCTTCAAAATGCCGTTTACCATAAATCTCTTCAAGATCTTCACTGAAAATAACCTCCTTTTCCAGTAATCTTCCCGCAAGTTTTTTCAGTTTGTCCTTGTTTTCCTGAAGAATACGCAAAGCATTCTGATAGGCCTCTTCCACCATCAGCTTAATTTCCTTATCGATGAGTTCGGCAGTTTTCTCGCTGAAAGGCTTATGCAGGGAGTATTCCTGCTGCCCTGTAGAATCATAATAACTCACATTTCCAACCTTTTCATTGAGTCCAAAGTACACAATCATATTGTATGCCTGCTTGGTAACTTTCTCAAGATCATTGAGGGCTCCTGTCGAAACCTTTCCGAAAATCACCTGCTCAGCAGCACGACCTCCCAGGGCGGCAGTCATTTCATCCAACATTTGATCCGTGGTAGTTATCTGCCTTTCTTCAGGAAGATACCAGGCGGCTCCAAGTGCCTTTCCTCTGGGTATGATGGTTACCTTTACCAGGGGATGAGCATGC
Protein-coding regions in this window:
- a CDS encoding ATP-dependent metallopeptidase FtsH/Yme1/Tma family protein: EFLAKQTPGFSGADIANVCNEAALIAARRDKETIDKQDFMDAIDRIIGGLEKRNKIISQSEKKVIAFHEAGHATVSWLLEHAHPLVKVTIIPRGKALGAAWYLPEERQITTTDQMLDEMTAALGGRAAEQVIFGKVSTGALNDLEKVTKQAYNMIVYFGLNEKVGNVSYYDSTGQQEYSLHKPFSEKTAELIDKEIKLMVEEAYQNALRILQENKDKLKKLAGRLLEKEVIFSEDLEEIYGKRHFEEKKIADEPENEPSSENIAS